The following are encoded in a window of Plectropomus leopardus isolate mb chromosome 23, YSFRI_Pleo_2.0, whole genome shotgun sequence genomic DNA:
- the cldn7a gene encoding claudin-7-A: protein MANSGIQLLGFFLSLIGIVGLIIGTILPQWKMSAYIGDNIITAVAMYQGLWMSCAFQSTGQLQCKIYDSILQLDSSLQATRALMIVGIIVSIAGLGVACMGMKCTTCGGSDKLRKSRVAMTGGIILLVGGLCAIVACSWFAHNVIRAFYNPYTPVNTKFEFGAAIFIAWGGSLLDVLGGAMLAASCPRKKQVSKYPSMASSRSGPPSSTKEYV from the exons ATGGCCAACTCCGGTATTCAGCTGCTGGGATTCTTCCTGTCGTTAATAGGCATCGTCGGACTGATCATCGGGACTATTTTGCCGCAGTGGAAGATGTCAGCGTACATCGGGGACAACATCATCACAGCGGTGGCCATGTACCAGGGACTGTGGATGTCATGCGCTTTCCAAAGTACCGGACAGCTCCAGTGTAAAATCTACGACTCCATCCTGCAGCTCGACA GTTCGCTTCAGGCCACCCGTGCCTTGATGATAGTCGGCATCATTGTGTCCATCGCAGGTCTGGGTGTGGCCTGCATGGGAATGAAGTGCACCACCTGTGGAGGGAGCGACAAACTGCGCAAGTCCCGCGTCGCCATGACGGGAGGCATCATTCTACTAGTGGGAG ggCTGTGTGCCATTGTAGCGTGCTCCTGGTTTGCTCATAATGTGATCCGGGCGTTTTATAATCCCTACACTCCAGTCAACACCAA GTTTGAGTTTGGCGCTGCCATCTTCATCGCCTGGGGCGGCTCCCTCCTGGACGTCCTGGGGGGAGCCATGTTGGCCGCTTCCTGTCCACGAAAGAAACAGGTTTCCAAGTACCCGTCCATGGCCAGTTCCCGCTCTGGTCCACCGAGCAGCACTAAAGAATACGTCTGa
- the chrnb1l gene encoding cholinergic receptor, nicotinic, beta 1 (muscle) like has translation MTVMTGQMKMGMIIHAKMSTFIIICSCLCLSFTGASETERRLHKKLFENYNMKVRPARYWEEKVMVRVGMTLSQLVSLNEKNEEMTTNVFMNLAWTDYRLSWNPDEYDDINVLRIPPNKVWRPDIYLINNNDGQFDVALYVNVLVYSDGTVNWLPPAIYRSSCSIEVSYFPFDWQNCSMIFRSYTYDASEVDLQYFLDEESNEIKEIVIDENAFTENGEWAICHKPTRKNVKEDLYEDITFYLIIQRKPLFYIINIIVPCILTSVLAIFVFYLPPGAGEKMTLSISVLIALTVFMLLLAQKVPETSLGIPIIVNYVMFTMILVTFSVILSVVVLNLHHRTPSTHIMPNWVRIVFIQFLPKYIGMMRPNADDALVKSNDDLPTQSFNGRQPGGEYFFRKINPDLVIPWRGRCESTVHLQRLPDTDSYCLILPPNLKSAISAVTYMAEQLKKQDTDDTMTGDWQFIALVVDRLFLWLFVIITTLGTLAMFLDASFNYTPDNPFP, from the exons ATGACAGTCATGACTGGACAAATGAAGATGGGGATGATCATCCATGCAAAGATGAGCACATTTATCATCATATGCAGCTGCCTTTGTCTCTCTTTTACTG GAGCCTCAGAAACAGAACGAAGGCTCCATAAGAAGCTGTTTGAGAACTACAACATGAAAGTCCGACCAGCTCGTTACTGGGAGGAGAAGGTGATGGTTCGGGTGGGGATGACCCTCTCTCAGCTTGTCAGCTTg AACGAGAAGAATGAAGAAATGACAACCAACGTTTTCATGAATCTG GCATGGACAGACTACAGGTTGTCATGGAACCCAGACGAGTATGATGACATTAATGTTCTGAGGATTCCTCCCAATAAGGTGTGGCGTCCCGACATCTACCTCATAAACAA TAACGATGGTCAGTTTGACGTGGCTCTTTACGTCAACGTCTTGGTTTACAGTGATGGGACAGTCAATTGGCTTCCCCCCGCCATCTACCGCAGCTCCTGCTCTATAGAG GTGTCATACTTTCCATTCGACTGGCAGAACTGCAGCATGATATTCCGCTCGTACACCTATGACGCCTCAGAGGTGGACCTGCAGTACTTTCTGGATGAAGAAAGCAATGAGATTAAAGAGATTGTCATAGATGAGAACGCTTTCACTG AAAATGGAGAATGGGCCATCTGTCACAAACCCACCAGAAAGAACGTTAAAGAGGACCTGTACGAGGACATCACCTTCTACCTCATCATACAGAGGAAGCCTCTTTTctacatcatcaacatcatcgtGCCCTGCATCCTCACCAGCGTATTGGCTATATTTGTCTTCTACTTGCCTCCTGGAGCAG GAGAGAAGATGACTCTCTCCATTTCCGTCCTCATCGCTCTGACTGTCTTCATGCTTCTGCTGGCTCAAAAGGTCCCTGAGACTTCCCTCGGCATCCCAATTATTGTCAACTACGTCATGTTCACCATGATCCTGGTCACTTTCTCTGTCATTCTAAGTGTAGTCGTACTCAATCTGCACCACCGAACGCCCAGCACACACATCATGCCGAACTGGGTTCGAATT GTATTCATTCAGTTCCTGCCAAAGTACATCGGCATGATGAGGCCAAACGCAGATGATGCTCTGGTGAAGTCTAACGATGACTTGCCCACCCAAAGCTTCAATGGCAGGCAGCCTGGAGGAGAATACTTCTTCCGCAAAATCAACCCTGATCTCGTGATACCCTGGAGAGGCAG GTGTGAGAGCACAGTGCACCTCCAGCGGCTCCCGGACACTGACAGCTACTGTCTGATCCTCCCTCCCAACCTGAAGTCAGCCATCTCTGCCGTGACATACATGGCCGAGCAGCTGAAGAAGCAGGACACGGACGACACG ATGACAGGAGACTGGCAGTTCATCGCCCTCGTGGTGGACCGTCTCTTCCTGTGGTTGTTTGTCATCATCACCACCCTGGGCACCCTGGCCATGTTCTTGGACGCCAGTTTCAACTATACACCCGACAACCCATTCCCatag